The following coding sequences lie in one Thalassoglobus polymorphus genomic window:
- a CDS encoding carbohydrate kinase family protein, protein MNAAASECDVICVGIIVADHVCAPIRKFPAPGGLITTPSLELTIGGCAANVSTDLAKLGVKVSLVGCVGNDPFGQYVRSALAENDVYCEHIRISEKSQTSATMVVNVQNEDRRFIHAVGANTELTGREVSDELLQKSKIVYVGGFGLNPELSGENVREMFARARKLQVTTVLDVVLDRVDDCIEMLKVALPETDIFLPNQDEARLLTGESDPVKQAEIFLSQGAGTVVITSGPDGSILRDQASSVIHLPAYQVEQVDGTGGGDAFVAGFLYGVLQGSKPQQSLMYGSAMGASCVQHAGATTGVFHVEELEEFVKENQLTPTITQI, encoded by the coding sequence ATGAATGCTGCTGCTTCAGAATGTGACGTCATTTGTGTGGGAATCATCGTGGCAGATCATGTCTGTGCCCCAATTCGTAAGTTCCCAGCTCCAGGTGGTCTCATCACGACACCAAGTTTGGAACTGACTATTGGCGGTTGTGCAGCAAATGTGAGTACCGATCTGGCGAAGCTCGGTGTCAAAGTCTCTCTCGTTGGCTGCGTTGGAAATGACCCATTTGGTCAATATGTTAGAAGTGCCCTCGCTGAGAACGATGTCTACTGCGAACATATTCGGATCTCAGAAAAGTCTCAAACCTCCGCGACGATGGTCGTGAATGTGCAAAACGAAGACCGCAGATTTATTCATGCTGTCGGTGCAAACACTGAATTAACAGGCCGAGAAGTCTCGGATGAACTGCTTCAGAAGTCGAAAATCGTGTATGTCGGTGGGTTTGGGTTGAATCCTGAACTTTCGGGTGAGAATGTCCGAGAGATGTTTGCACGAGCTCGAAAGCTTCAAGTGACCACCGTTCTGGATGTTGTATTGGATCGCGTTGACGATTGTATTGAGATGCTCAAAGTGGCACTCCCCGAAACGGATATCTTCCTTCCGAACCAGGACGAGGCCCGCTTGCTGACCGGCGAAAGCGATCCAGTGAAACAGGCTGAGATCTTCCTGAGTCAGGGTGCAGGAACCGTTGTCATCACCTCAGGTCCAGATGGCTCGATCCTCCGAGACCAGGCTTCATCCGTCATCCATTTACCTGCTTATCAAGTGGAACAAGTCGATGGGACAGGTGGAGGCGACGCTTTTGTTGCCGGTTTTTTGTACGGAGTTCTCCAAGGATCCAAACCCCAGCAATCTTTGATGTATGGAAGTGCCATGGGGGCCAGTTGCGTTCAGCACGCCGGTGCAACAACAGGTGTCTTTCACGTCGAGGAACTCGAAGAGTTCGTGAAAGAAAACCAGCTGACACCGACCATCACACAGATCTGA